The window GTCTTGTGATTTGTATAGTAAGTaaaacggaccccataaagataatgtctccaaatcttgagggaaatcactactgcccccaactccagatcatgtgaGGGATATTGCGTCTCATGCGGTTTCAGCTGCCACGAAGCATAAGTGATCACTTGTCCTCTCTGTATAAGGACCACCCCCAAACCGGTGATGGATGCATCccaaaacacaacaaaatcatTGATTCCTTCCGGAAAGTTCAATAGCGGGGCCTCGCATAACCTCCGTCAAAGAGTCTCAAATGCCGACCGCTGCTCAGGACCCTATcggaaatccactcccttcctctTCAGACGAGTGAGGGATACTACAATcttacaaaaatccaaaaaagaaAAGATATCGATGATACTCAATGAATGTCCTTAAGTCGTACTATGAGAATTATACTACTTTAAAGTAGACATAAATTCAAGAAATAACAATaccatttatttttttattatcataTCCTGcattcatttctttctattatagctttgtaattaattttttttttcttattagggcATTGTCATTTGAAAATATATCAATAATTATACCattctattttttaatttttctttcttATTAAGAGATAGTAATTTTAAAAATGCCACCAATTTATAGCAACAAAAATggaaatgaaatgaaaatacaatACCATTTAGAGAAGTCCATTTTTATACAACTCATTTTGGTTCATAATTCATACCAAATCTTCCAACTTTGGAAGACAGTTTTTTCCTAAAATCAATTTTTTGTCATGATTTTCTTTATCGGCTTATTTTCTTTCGTAATATGTTTGGTTTTCTTCAAGGCTTGTTTCATCGGATCTATTAGTTGCCCGTCTTTAAAAGGATTTTTCAATCCGTCAATGATACcatataaaatttgttttttcttGATTTATACATAAGTAAATACAGCAGGTTAAAAAAAATGACCCCAGTAATATTGCAAAGAATGAACTCACTATTTGGAAgggttcaatttagttctaagaTATATATGACCAAAAATAGTCGAGAGAAAAATATTTGGTTTCTTTCACATTCTTTCCAAAGTTGATTTGTCGTCTGATGAACAGAAAATGATGTGCAAGAAAATACAGAATTcccaaaaatattattattaccaCACAGAATGACAAGAAATGAGGAGATGGGAATGTAATATTTTTATACTAACAGTAGTACCCTCTATTGAGAGATAATCCTCTATCAAAAAGAGTAGAGGATTGCATCAGATAATCTTTTAGAGTGTATGGCTATAAGTGGTTTCCTTTTCATAGTCACAAGTCCAAACTCATCAGAAAGATCAAACTCTTCATCTTCTGGTAAGTTCCAATCAAATGAATGCAACAGCGATGCTAATATATACATCAACATCTTCTCCCCAAGTGAGATTCCTGGGCATATTCTTCTCCCTGATCCAAATGGTAAAAACTTGAAATTATTTCCATGTTAATCCCATTTGTCGATCAAGAATCTCTACGGCTTGAACTCCAATGGATTGGTCCAGTTATTGGGATCCCGATGGATTGCCCAAACATTCATATAGACAACAGTACCCTTTGGAATGGTGTATCCGCCAACAGTGCAGGATTCATCTGGGCATCTTTGGACTAACAAAGGAACGGGAGTGTGTACCCTGAATGTCTCCTTAATGACTGCATCCAAATATGTTAATTTGGGCAGATGAGATTCTTGGACAACGTTCATGCCAATAACCTCCTTCAATTCATCATGTACTCTTTTCATTACGCCTGGATTCTTCAAAATCTCTGTCATCACCCATTCAACCATTATAGATGTTGTGTCTGTAGTCACGAGCACTATGTCCTTTTATAACAGTGCCCCTTTATTAGTTGTCTAGGGGAATAATGAGTGCGGCTTGTAGTTaatgaaagaattaaaacatatAAAGAGAGACTTACCATTAGTAGGGCCTTTATTTTAATGATGTCTAATGATATTGCAGCATTTTTCTGCTCTTTAAGCTCGAGTAATACTTGAACGAAATCCTTCCTTTGATCATCCTCAGCTTTTGCCTCATTTTTTCGGGAGTTGGCTTCGATTCTTCCTTGGATAATGTTCTCAAATATCCGATCGACATATTCCCAAAGCATCTGCATTTCTCGCTGCCTTCCTTGTAGATCGAACCGTGATAGCATAGGAAGAAAATCAAAGATGTTTGAAGCTGTCAATAACTGCACAATCTTGAACTCAACTTCTCGGAAGCCATCTCCAATTAAGCTAGAATCGTTCCCATCACCAGTTGATTTTCTAGAACCCCATAACATGCTTGTCATAACATTAACCTCAGTGTTGAAAGCAATTTCATTAGTATCGATCTTTGTCCCGAGTTTACTGTAAACTTCTTTCACCAGTCTTCTGACTTCATATGTTCGGAAACTCTGACAGACTTGTAGATTTTTATGGCTGATAACTTGGTTTGCAAAAATTTTGTGCATGTTACGCCACTCTGTGTCGTTGTCGGACCATGCAATATCGTTCCCACCATAACTGATGGTTAGCGTTGTTAATGGAGGACTGCACTTTGCCATGATATGGTCCAGGTCACGAGTCACGATCTTTACGAGCTCCATGGAGTTCACCACAACATGAAGCTTGCTTCCGAGCCTGAGACTGAAGATGGGGCCATAACGGTGAGCCATCTTAGTGAAACTTTCATGCAAGTTGGAGCCGAGAAACGGGAGATACCCTACATATAATATATGTGGTGTtgtgcggttttttttgcggtttttgaaaactaataaccgcaccgtaccgtaaatttgcggtttttgaaaaacagaaaacgtCACCGTCGATTTTTACTACGGTTGCGATTTATGCGGTTTTTACGGTTATTTTTTGTTTCGGTGCGTTATTTGCTCACCCATAGGTTTAAGTATTGGTGATTTATGTGTTGTAGTCATATATATGTTGGGAGAGTGGGAGAAGTTGTATATGGGGATAAAGTATGGATCAGGATGATGTATTTCAAGGAAAATCATAAACGGTCAAGTGGTGCATTCCAGTATGACTGATTTGAAATTCATTGCACAGTTCATAAAAGGAAATCTTTCCACGAACTTCTGTGTATTTATAGTTACTTACCGTGTCCACTGCCAATTCATGGTCATTGAGATTCATGGTAATTCAGATTAATATTTAGGTATAGATGTTACCTCTTTTTTCTCCTTTCAAACAAATTGAAATGATTGAAGTTTTCCTATTTGGAATCGTGTTAGGTCTAATTCCTATTACTTTGGCTGGATTATTTGTAACTGCATATTTACAATACAGGCGTGGCGATTAGTTGGATCTTTGATTAGATTAATTAACATCTCTCTTTTTGATTGACCTCCTCCTTTCTTTAATATCCAGGAGGTCAAATTCAGATTGCCGTTCCAGTTAGTGCTTCAACCGAATTCGATCGAAGAAGATCCAAATCACACTCTGTAGGATTTGAACCTACGACGTCGGGTTTTGGAGACCGACATTCTACCAAACTGAACTAAGAGTGCTTTCTTATCATAAAAGATAAGACTGCAAATAAAAGGATTGGCTCCAATACATCTTGTATGTATACACTataatagtatcataacaatgaaagATTCTATATGATATGTCCAATGTGAATTGATCTCAAAAAATCCCTCGTTACTGCTCAAAGGAGTAGTAATAGGTAGGGATGATAGGATTTGAACCCGTAACATTTTGTACCCAAAACAAACGTGCTACCAAGCTGCGCTACATCCCATCCATTGGTCTACAGTGTCATTGTAGAGAATTCTTGTCTTGTTTTCCACATCGTTATCTCCTCTATTAAAATCTAGAATTTTTATGTCCATTTCGTCTTTTTGTTCACATTTAACATATAATAATAGTAAAATACTTATATCTATATGAAAAATGGAATGGAACCCCTAGGAAAAATAAATCAGTTGGGGGAATATTGGGGAAGAAAGGACATTTTTTCTGTATTTAACAAAAAGTCAATCTTATTTATTGGATGATTGTACATTTCAATATGTTTATGTATTACAATAAAATGAAGGAGGTTTTTTAATGCGAGATCTAAAAACGTCTCAATTAATGGAAAGATAAAATTGAAAGTGTGGGTTGCTTAACCCGCTATTAATTTAGGGTTTATCCATGATATTTAGTATGACTAGGGTGCACTACCAGAAACAAAGGCAATAGCGGCGGCAGGCTTCGCTGCTAAAGGCTTGGTATGTCGCCGCTTAAGCGATTTGTGGCGGCTTGTCTCCGTTGTTACCTCGCTGCAAATGCTTCATATGTCACCGCTACTGCTCACCGTTGCCGCTAATGCATATGGTCGCTACAAAAAAAACATGTCGCCACTAATACCTACACGTTGCTGCTAATTAAATTTTCCGTTTTTTTGTCTatcattaaaattttaaaaaacaataTAACATGCATAAAAACTGCTATGCAACTTTATTATGCAAAAAAATAGTTCAAAACGTTAACCACACTTAATACTATTTTCGATCCAAAATATCAAAATGTTGTGCAACATATCCAAAATACTaacccaaaaaaaaatatttcatcAATCCTAAAAAAGTAGCTACTTGTCCTCATCATTACTCCGCTTGTTTCCTTTGTTTTCATTTCGTGACGGCAACGATCATAAATAGTCTTCTAATGTCACACTACATGTCAGGTCTTTTTAGAATTGTTTGTAGCATTTCCAACTACAAAGAAAACAAACTATATTACCAACATATCATAATAACATTGTGCTTTCCAAAAATTACTAAACTACAATATAccaacatatcaaactataaccaacatatcattaaACCATTCTACTTTCCAAATACACTTAAACATACATCATACACAATATTGCATATACAttataaaattgtaattttttccattataacattgtacttccaaaaattaccaaactacaaaataccaacatatcaaactataaccgacatatcattatagcattctacattataaatacacataaacatacatcATACAATATTGCATATATATTATAGCAttgtaatttttattatatttttcaattatagaattgtactttccaaaaattaccaaactacaaagtACCAATACATcaaattatagcatcctacttttttttcgtttttccatTGTATCATTATACTTTTCAAATACAATTAAACTAACAATTACTTGTGATTGTTGTGGTGGTTGTGTCGGTGGTTGTTCCTGATTGTACATAGACACAACCGTAGAAGGTTTGCACCTAATGCCTCGATATGGTCTCGTCGAACAcccaatattctttcaaaacaattttgtaTCTCCTTTGTTGTTAGACTGCTCGCTTCAGAAGAAGCTTGAGTTTGTTGACTGATCTCATAGAGTAAAAGATTCTGTATTTTCAAAAAATGATAAACATCATAAAAGTTAGATTACTAAATACCTCTTGACGATATAAAACCTTATACGAAAATACAAAATAACCACTTATATATTGTTGCTCGACTGTGGGACTACTAAATATCCCTTGACAATCTATATTCACCTTACGAAATGCTTCGATTCGAGTGATgtcctatttaacattaaaaattaaattaattagaatttaaATACACAGTTAAATATATAATAACTTACTTCTTTGAAACAAACATTGTTATACGAGCACGATTCCCCTCTGCTTACAACTTATTGTTATGCACATACATCTTTGTTTGACGCCGAACGCTTTCAAAATTCTGTGGTTTGAAAATGTTCGACGACTAGCACCaaattttcatgtgacatacCCTTCGGGGTGGGAGCGGGTTGGTAAATGCACTTGGGATATTTGGAAGCCCCCTACGTTTTGAA of the Lactuca sativa cultivar Salinas chromosome 6, Lsat_Salinas_v11, whole genome shotgun sequence genome contains:
- the LOC111904255 gene encoding LOW QUALITY PROTEIN: cytochrome P450 76C1-like (The sequence of the model RefSeq protein was modified relative to this genomic sequence to represent the inferred CDS: substituted 2 bases at 2 genomic stop codons), whose amino-acid sequence is MGANLDRQRAWIKTQAKLVHSIEKLGFERLYIGGPDSNNLSKIEINEEFVCKEVPQFDYLKKKGVIDSDIDSEEDHESSKDKENIDNYLRKINIIHYELTMLETIREQLTSITAYLVSVVAFQLFKHLIDNLIRKNVLHKPECTIRLHDMSTAKNKKEKKGLLHVWSNNIAKFREGNKFDLDKVNLDPKHAQLLWSVHATLQKKITEAGKDITRIEAFRKVNIDCQGIFSSPTVEQQYISGYFVFSYKVLYRQENLLLYEISQQTQASSEASSLTTKEIQNCFERILGVRRDHIEALGANLLRLCLCTIRNNHRHNHHNNHNLILYVGYLPFLGSNLHESFTKMAHRYGPIFSLRLGSKLHVVVNSMELVKIVTRDLDHIMAKCSPPLTTLTISYGGNDIAWSDNDTEWRNMHKIFANQVISHKNLQVCQSFRTYEVRRLVKEVYSKLGTKIDTNEIAFNTEVNVMTSMLWGSRKSTGDGNDSSLIGDGFREVEFKIVQLLTASNIFDFLPMLSRFDLQGRQREMQMLWEYVDRIFENIIQGRIEANSRKNEAKAEDDQRKDFVQVLLELKEQKNAAISLDIIKIKALLMDIVLVTTDTTSIMVEWVMTEILKNPGVMKRVHDELKEVIGMNVVQESHLPKLTYLDAVIKETFRVHTPVPLLVQRCPDESCTVGGYTIPKGTVVYMNVWAIHRDPNNWTNPLEFKPXRFLIDKWDXHGNNFKFLPFGSGRRICPGISLGEKMLMYILASLLHSFDWNLPEDEEFDLSDEFGLVTMKRKPLIAIHSKRLSDAILYSF